The genomic DNA TCAATAGGAATATCGATTTGCAGTTCAGGAGTAATAGCCGAGTTCAGAAAACAGTCTATGATGGTCTGAATTTTGCGTTGAATTAGGGCTTGTTGCGCATGTGCATGACATAAATCCTGTTGATAAAACAGAGAGGGACCATTAGTAACGCAATGCAACCTAGCCTACATCTGTGTGACAACAAGCAGCGTCGAggaaaaaggtttttatttGAGGAGCCAACTATGATAAGGCAAAATTAAGAGTAGTTGATCATCGCTATCCTTGTGCATATAtggataaaattgaaaactcCCTCTTTTGGTCGAATTTGCCATTCACATACAAAACATGTCAAACCGTCAGTTTTGACTTTCATTTAAGACAGAGTCGGAGTTGGAGATGCAATCAGAGACACAAAACGCTAATATATACTGAAGATCGCTTTCCAATACCAGATAATGCGTAATGGGTGAGATCCAGTAGATCGTTAGAGCCGCCAACACAAGAAATCATACGTCGATGAAAATCTTCTAAATACGACTAAATCTCATACGACTATGCCAAACTAGTTTTCACCGGGGGTTATACTCGATTATGAGTAGAATCAGACGAAATACAAACTGATTTTCGCGGCTCAGATTTTATCGAAGGTATTACTGCACGTAACCCTTCGACTCTCAAGATCTTATTtctaattctcccctcttcctgctacacatttcctcgtaacttagttacaagaatttggtgctaaATCAAGATAACTTGTACTCAGTATGTTCgaatattttcattatctaTTTagtggataatgtatggattttgtgagaagaagttacatgttagtcactcgTGAGATTTAAAGGGTTGATCGTAAGTGCTCTCAGGACTTTGACTCCGTTTCTACTGTAAACTAATGAATATCTATTTTTATCCACTAGCAAGTGAAACCGCTTACTACAAACATGTGCTAACCTTACCTTGAATTTCTGTACTTCGAGCCAAAATTGAACATTACTTTCCAGGGTGTCTCCCTTCATTGCCACGAAAGCCGTGAATTCGGCAGCGAGACTGGGATTGAGTAGCGTCTGACGCAATGCCACCACGTCACGCGACGAAGACACCCACCTGCTGTTTAAAATCTTAATTGGagagacaaaaacaaattaacctCATGTGACGTGCAGCTGGGTTGAACTTCGgccaaacaataaaaaaggacaATGACAGAAAGAGCTTCAATAAGACTCGTAACTGACGCAGGTAACCGATCCTAAGCGACTGAGTGCTTCTTATCACAGCAACCAATGAGAAGAAAGacaaatatcacaaggagccaatgataACTCAAttaagagaaaaagcaaactaaCAGAAGCACGGGAAAACAAAAGTGACTAAGTCGCGATTAGGTATAATTTcccatttgattggttgagaaattGGCGCCaaatttcttgaccaatcaacGGAAGTAATGAAGCAAAATCCACGCAATCCCGCTTTATTTAGATACTCATCTAATAGTTGTTCTAAAGAATGTTTACCTTCCAGGCGGCTTCACTCCTCTGCAGCCGCCTCTTCAACATGATGTCCTCTACCATCTCTGGCACGCTAACTGCGCGAGGTTTTTGCCTTTCTAGAAATTCTGCCGTTTGTTTAAATAACATCAACCATCGGCGCTCAATTCGCGCGCGAACAAACTTCTGGCTTTCGAGTATAACTGGCGACTGGGGTCGTTCCTTTATCGGGCGTCCCCCGTTTATGTTCATTATCTGTGAATGAGAGAACATCCAAGGAAAAAAGTTAGAAAACAACAGCTGCTTATATTGGTTTTGATTGAGCAGCTGAGTACAACCTGCGGAATGAAAACCAAAATGGCCACAAGTGTCTAGTGACTCTCAACACACAGATGTACCACGGGAAACTACATACAGCCATAACTACAGAATTGACTCGATACATGACGAGGCAAAATATGTAACGGAAAACACAAACAGGCAAAAAGAGACAAGTGCAGGATGCAAGGAAACAGAGATATGAACGGAAATAATGTAACCGAACGCGTGCGCAATGTAACCGCCGACATAAGCGAGTTGACAGGCGAACAACAGTTTTCGCGAGAAATGAATCATATCTAGctacaataaagaaaaacaaaccaaaaaaaaaactagggaAAGGAAGAAATCGGAAACAAGGGATGATGGAGAGATGTGATATTTGATAAGTACAGGACTAAAGGCGAGAACAATAACAACATGAACTGTTTATCCTACCAAGTTTTGGCCATCCCTTGTTGCTGGGCTGTCAGCtccaaagaaatatttcttaccGAGCCAGTTCTCGCGAATTTCTCTGGCTTTCTTGTCACGTTTCTCTTCCATGAATCGGGGAACGCGGCGAAAAGTCTCCATGTCTGTCCAAGCCATGAGATCTTTGATACCTTAAGAACACAAGATAGCGTGATGCTGAGCGTCAGAAATAGAACAGGTAATGATAAAACGATGCTGAGATGATGAGGTCCACCTCGCCCCCCGAAGAAGCTTATCGTCTCGCGAAGAGGTTTGCTGGAATTCTCCGGCCGCTGGAGACAATCCAAGACAAGTCACAATATAGATTCTTACGCTATTCAGTGATCGCCAGTTTTCTTAAGATTTGGTCATAATCACGGTCGAGATCTAACAGAACTTACAATGCTTCGGCTGGTCAGTTTATTGGGTAGGCACTTCCTGTAGTTGACATTTTCCGTAGCCAACGATTACATAGTTGCTTTAATGCGTGCCCCAGTTCCCGACAGAGGAGCTAATTACTGATATAAGCCTCACTTAGGGTTTTTAGTACAGTAGGTAtaacttaatgaaaaaaatcaaggtttCTTTCAGTGAATAACGAAAGGATAAGGAGTAAAGACGTTTCGAGCAGGTGAAATCTTCTTCAAAATCACGGTAGCTCGTACTTTTTTGATGTATCTATGTAGTAACCAAAGGGGATCAAGTGGGGCCTCAGCCAGCATAGAAATAGTCTCCTTTCGAGTTTACATTTCAAATTCCCGACAAGCACTCCCCAAGTCTTGAGTGggaaccccctccccccaccctccCCTTCCAGACCCTTGCCCTCACCTCTGTTATGTTTCTTGTTGAGGAATTCTTTAAAGTATTCCACTTCGTCTCGGTTTCTTATGAGTGATTCAAATGTGATTCCATCTTTTGGAACAGGGAAAGGTCTGTTGGCTTCTTCTACAGAAATTCGCTCTTTTTCATGATCCTCTTCGGCTGGGTCAAGCTTCAAAATAATAAGCGTGCAACAACTAAtcatatgaaataaataaatggaaaaataaaataaaataatacagtGGTAAATAAGTGAGGAAATAGATCGacacacaattgaaaataaGGATCTGAGAAATAAATGACGCGCAAAACCGCCAATTACCATAACTTGCACGTTGAAGTTTTTCGGaaacagaacaaagcaaaacaaaacaaacaacgcTGCAGCACGCGTGTTTCTCCACCCGCAAGATTTAGGACTggtcggggagaggtttgccgggagTCTGGTGACttattattagtgccagacccaTTGCAGATCTCTCCCCGCCGCCTAGCGTTGCTTAATAATGAGGAGCTACTTGCAGGCTACGTCAAACATCAAGAAAGTCtgtaatttattaaaaaatcaaaagtgaCTATTCCATATTTTTCAGGAAGCAAACTTGAAAACACCAACAGATCTAACTTTAGTTAAGAAGGGGAGACTCTGTTGTCGGTGAATACTACTCTGTGTGCTCTAAATTGACTCGTTCTTACCCCTCTACGAGTTGAAATAATGCTCTGCCTTCGTTTCGCCACCACTTGAATTTCAATATGCCTCAAGGTCTGTTGTTTAGGTACCTAATTAAAGATGATAGTAAAATGAAAATAGATGACATTTATTCTGTATTGACgcaagatcttgggagtgaaagggtgaaatCATGATTGAATAGAAGTTTCTCGGAGAGCCGGAATCTCGTAGAGGAATGGATGCGTTCGTTTAAGTAAGAAGAAGCAGTGAGCTTAGAcgcaaaaatcaaaatttttaacctaACCTCAGCATCGAACACGCTTTTTTCTTGCTCTAAATGAAGTTGCCAGGGTTCCAGAAGTGAATGAAGAACATGCTCCTCGACTGCGTCAAATAGCTCCTCATACGGTGGTTCCAGTTCTTTATGTACCTGCACCTGAATGTCCCTGTGCACATGAACATCCTGAGCGCTGCCTGATACGACGAAATTGGCGTACATTGTCTGTGGGTTGTGAGAGATCAATGTAACCGATAAGATTAGCTACAAATTTAGCATACTCTAAACAGGAATTAACAACTGTGGCTTAATAGTCTCCAAAGGTCAGAGTTGAACTGAGCTGTAGCCAAGGTTATTGGGTTGTGTTTTGGAGAGAGACACTTTTCTCCCGCTGTACCCCGGGATCAGAAAATGTCGTTGAGAAGGGGGAAGGAGGGGAAGTTTAACATGCGATTGACTACGATCCTATCCACGGAAAGTAACGATACTCTTGATGGCCATTTCAGTTTGCTCCAAGAAAGTCCTGCGTGCTGcaacatttttaaccctttaaacccttgGAGAGaccagcatctattttctccttaaagAAATACTACTAGATTATTCATTAAGATTTTGAGAATACAGGAAACGATCGCCAACCCAAGAAGCTTTGTTTGTTACACAAATTACAAACTCTCATCATCAgtactaaaagaaatttatggagaagagtttggagaatatggatactgatgttagggtgtaaggagTTAATGACGTTCTCTGTTAACTCCTCTATCAGCCGGGATCTTTAGACGATCACATGTTCCAACTGTTCCAGACGtctattttgtttcattttcagacCAATTGTTTTACATTATTCGTGATTTATTTATGTTATTAGGTTCTTCTTGAAATAATTACTTAGTCCATACCCGTGCCTTCCTTGACAATAGAGAAGGATTGAGAGAATCGGCAAAAAAGTACGCGTTATACTCTTGAAGAGATTTCCAAAAAGCCAAGCAGTTCATCCAGGTCTAAAAGAGAACGATTGAACATTAAACTCACCGATTATGGAACGTAAGCATTCACATAACAATTATAAGCACATAATCAGACTTTGAGTTTGGTTCCTAACCAAGGATAAGCTTAAGAAGCCTCCAAAGGAGGAGTTGGAAGTTGGGTCGCCTACAGTGAAGATTTGAGTGAGTTTGCCATTCATCGCGCCAGTGCAAGGGTAGCTCTCCAACTAATTAGTCTTCTAAATACCTCGTTTCCTGACTTctgcaaaaacaatttaaagtagTCCCCAGTCTGCCGCTCGTAAATCAGTCCCTGTATCAACGAATCCATCATAGCGGCGGTCTTGGATCCAGTTTCTCTGGCGAGAGCCGGCTTAGAACCCTCGACATAAATAGAAGTTCGGTGGAGCGTCCTTCATAAGGAGAACAGaagcaaaaatacaaataagAGACAAcgaaatcaattgaaaatattaagtCTATTGAGATATTTCCGAAAAAAGCGAGCGAACGGAATTCAATGCCCTGAGCAAAGTTTGGCAAGTTCTGTTTTCAACTCTGAGGTGAGCTACTTCATTACTAAGTTCACATGTGACACGCGTCCTGTCTACTGCCAGAGTCAACACAGTCAAAAGCGTCACGTGTCGAGGGTACATTTTACTCACCTCATCATTCTCTGAATTTTACTATCAGGGGAGGGCACGGGGTTGATAAATAGCCTAACGGAGGGTGCATAGTCTGGTTCCGGTTCAACAGGAAAGGACGGTCCCGGGGGCTGCTCAAAACCGTATCCCGTCCTCACAGGAGCAATAAtgttctgaaaaaaacaaaaaaattacttcgaAGAACAATTTTCTCACATATTGTTAACATAATCTAGGATTTCATTGTTCTAGAAAAGTCAGGCAGCTCTCACAACCAATCATACGCAAGACCAAACCCAATCGAGACTTGGTCagtcgcgttttcccgcgccttaGGCAGTTTACTGGTTTCTGCTttgaattctgattggttcccgGTAATAGTCTGCTATGTTCTTATTTCTCTTTATGCTTACTGATTTAGTTCTGGTTTTAGGGCACTCATGCCAACAgctcttcaaccctttaacttgcatgagtgaccaagacagaatttctactTATAATATCtaaacaatatcaaacagaaaagtgacgagaataaagagagctatcaattaggggattattagttgatccaataccaaattcttcgaACCATCATCATAAgtattgtatggcagacagtaatgaGAGATAATAATAAGGTCTTAGGAATGACACGACAAGTAAAGTGAAAAGATATCAGTGGTACAGTACAACCACGTTCTATCTCACAACATAGATCAAACCTGCTGGCTATTCGttcattttcaatcaaatgCGATGTAAGCCACATTAAAACCAGCTTTGATCACGATTCCATAAATACGTTTCCCATGCCACCGTTAGTGGAGGAATTTGAAAGGATTTTTCGGGAGAATTCCCCTGTCCAAAAACTCAACGTAAAAATTCCCTGTTCTTTGTCACCCACCTGTAATTGCGTCGTACTTGCATTAGTATGCATATACTTATTCGCTTGCAAAAGCCGTGGATGGGCAGATTTGGCTCGTACTTGAGGTCTGGATGTCTGGTGTTGCGTTACCGGCCGGTTCTTGACAAAGCTACTTTGGGGCCTGGCCAAGGTGTTGTTCGCTAGAACTTGGGACAGACCCACGTGCGCAGGGACTTGTGGAAGGTTTGATGATGTGATCTCACGTCTAAAACATGATTTCAGCCTGTCTTGTGACATTGTGTTGTAATCTTGGTCATGAGAGTGAGAAACACGTTGCTGATGCATCGTAAAACGTATACACCTGTGAGTACAATACAGCagtaaattaaagttttaaCAGAATGCTTTGTATGCTAATGGTATCAAAAATTCGTTTTGAAGTCGTTTTCCATCACACAGTACATTATTTTTTGGAGAGATAGGAATTGCTGTGaactgaaaactatttttttcggGTACCATATGGGAGCAGGAAGCGGCGTCCAAGATGCTGGCACTAATATGGAAGGGACCTTACGCAGTTGGGGGGTGACGTGGATTAGAAAACTGAATTGATATCAATTCTTGAGTGAGAATTTTGCAAAGCATTGGATTTGTTTGTCGTcaccacacctcaacttcatcATAACGCATATGAGCAGTGTTTCAAAAGCAAACTTTGGTAATTAGCCGTCGGTGTTTCTATTTGCAAGTGCGTCAGTTTAGGAGATCACGGTGTTTTTTTGCATATGACGTCTTAGAAATGTACAACGTTTTAAGACGTACGTGCTGAGCTAATGTTCTgcccattagatcttttgttttgccatgtcTTCGTTGTCGTTCCCGTCTCGGTTTGCCCCATAAGATTAACTTAAGACCGAAAGtttttgaaaaggaaagaactTACCAGTAACTTAACAGAGGTCTGAGTACGTCAGGCTGAATGGAGAACAACCTGTTGAAAGTCAATGTCGATGCATCCACCAAATTTAATCGTGATTTTGTAACTGCAGAGAACTCATAAATTCCTCCGCTTCTCCAAAATCTGTCACGCAGAGACTGCACCAATCTAGGGAGAGAACAATTTAGAAAGGTTTCCAATTACGTGTACGAAGGAAAAAGGGATTGCATTGATTTTAGagtaattcaattttcatgtgagtgttgaaagtaatccgcCGtgtgacaaaaacagaaaattcgcGGCACTTTCGCTacgaaacaatttcaaaactaaAGCCAAACGCGACTAAGGCATGTCCGTTTTTCTGCGCTTCAGGAAATCTGCTTGTTTTTATGTTAAGTTGcaattggctccttgtgatataCTCCTTTCACCTGCCTGACGGTTGTGATTgatttgattttggtttttctACACTCGGTCGAACAGCGCCCTAATTCACTTTCCTCTGTGACTGGCTCACAAATCTCGCACTATTTGCTAACCAATCAGGAGCAAAACCATAGCCAATCGCGTTTTTGTGGAAGATCATGGTTTAGGAAAATCCTCGTAGCCTCATTAGCTTCTAGGCTCGTAACATTTGGTTCTTGCGCAAGAAGTAGGGCTAAACCAAAGTcatcccggattactttcaacacttcTTGCACAAGCCGTGTTATGTCTGAAACTAATTTTAGAAAGATCATTTCATAGGCCaataaatgacaatttttttgttcgaCAGTGAAGCCACCTATTTTGATTATTCACTTTAAAATGACAATATTTTGAGGGAAGATGTGGCATCAGGAAATTCTATGTGTTCTTGTTCCGTTGCGgtctgtttcatttttgtttttgtgtttttttacaAGCCTTTTGAATATCATACCCGcgcatgaagaaaaaaaaattatacagcaATGGCATTAAAACAAATACCTGTTTCTTTCGTCCTCATTTTCCAAGTACTTTCCACACTCAACTTCCAACCAAAACTGTAATAATTTCTCCCCACTTGTCTCCAAAAGGAACTCTCTGAACATGTCGAAACCTTCTTTGGTAGCTAAATCATACGGTTTGTCGTCCAGTTCAGAACCATCGTCACTGAACATTGAATCATCTCCCGCGTCAAAACCAACCGAAGTAGCCGCCAAACTGCTACGTCGTCTGGAGCCGAAGATGCCTCGAATTCCTTGAAGAGTTGTCGCACTGGCCTCGGTTGTGTAACCTGCTTCATCGTCATCTTCGCggtcatcgtcatcgtcatcgtcatcggAATCTTTTCCCGGGGAGGGTTCTTCTCCTTGGAGATCTTGTTTCTTAGATTCGATTTCACCAGTCGCCATTTCTGTATCATCATTCTCACGACCCTGAAACGAAGTTTCTTTATTGTTATTCTCCGAGTCCACATCCACTTCTGATAACGCCGATATTCCTGTGTTCGATATTTCTTCAGCTATGCTTCCACTCTGAGCGCTTCTATGTCCACTATACTCGTCAACAGACCCTTTCTCTCCAGGATCAGAACCAACATTCGATAAGTTCACTTTCTTTAATTCCTCTTTACTTGAAGTGCTGCGTTCTCCAAGTGAAGCATCCATACCTAAAGTTGGAGACACATCCTTACGTTTTGCATTTTTACAATGAAGACAATCCTCGTCTGAAACAGTTGGTTTTCCCTCGTCACTCTGTGTTGTTGAACTATTTCGCTTTTCGTCATTTCCACCTAAATTGTCGTCTACTTGCCCAGTATAGTCAGGTGCATTCGAAACAGACGCCTTttcttttatgataaaaatatcttCAGTGTTGAGAGATAATTCCATGCGTGCTGCGACCGATCCACAGTTCTCTCCACTGTTAGAGTCAGCAACAGAATTTAAATCGACCGCGTCGTCATTCAAAGCAGTTTCCTTATCCAAAGTTTCCTCTTCATCACTGCACGTAACTTCTATATCAATACTTGGCACTTGTTCTTCATCTAGACTTTCCCTCACGTCCTCATTACCACTCTTTCTTTGTGCCCCGAGATCTGGTGTCAGAGGCTCCTTAATAACATCACTCTCAGAGTTTCCCATACCCATTTCAGACCGAGTACCGTCAGGTGAAGTATTTTCAACCGTGCTGCTACCAGTTAGAGACTCACATTCTAAGGGATACCCGTCCCTCTCAGTCTTAGCGAGATTCTCCTCTATACCTTCCTTAAAACATGAGTTCTTGTGCTCCGCAAATTGCTCGAACTCTACAACAGAATCTTTCTCCCCGGGTGGTACACTTTCTCTTTCTGCCTCTTCTCTAGAAGAAATGCCCTCTCGACCTGCAGTAACCACTTCTTCGACAACAAAGTCTTTTTCGCTTGTGTTATCTTCTTTCCTTGTTGCGTCTTCTTGTTCCCCTAAATCTGTTTTACCAATGATACTTCCTGGGGCAGAAGAGTTCCCTATCACTTTCCCATGCTCGGTTATAAAACTTAGCGCCGAAGACAAACTGCGCGTCATTTCATCCGCGCCAAGACGATCCCCCCTACTCTCCGAATCCAGATCACAAGCATTTGATTCTTCTTGGTTTAAAACAAACGAACTTTGATTTTCTAAGAAAAAAGATACAGTACTCGCCGAACTGATCCTAGAACTGGGCTCCGCAGGACTCAGCCCCTTTTCAGTATTGTCACTAGCAATGCTCAATCCTGAGACGGGCCTCGCGTTGTTTGAAGCAGAGGATTCACTCTCCTTAGTACTGAAGCAGCTCGACGTTGATCGTGTCGCTGAAGCTTCGTCTTCTTCCATAATCTGGGGAGTGTTCAGCTTACGATAGCTCCCATCCCCACTGCTAAACATACTAGCACGGCTCTCTGTACGTTTAAATGACTCATGCCAGGCATCGAAGGTTTCTTCAATGGATCGCACATTGGTTGGAAGGTACATAATTCCTTCATTCTCAGCGTCCCTATCCGTATCGGGGGATGGCGCTTCGCCCAAGGAAGGAGTTAAATTGAAACTAACAACACTCCGTCTTCGACCTGCAGGGTGGAAAACGGCGGCTTCTTCGACTCCGCTGTCATCATCCTCTGAACTTTCTGGGTGCAAGTCGCGGAAGAAGGACTCCTGTAAGAGGAAATAACAATTTGTTTCAACCTATACTGCGTAAAAGTTTAATGGCCTACAGCTGTTGCTACCACATTTTAGCCTTAatctttcaagttttccttttgcaATCCCTGTTAACCTTTTAGCCCCTAAGGATGACgagcatctaacttctccttataatatcacccctgaatcacacattaaggtcacgagaataaaggaaatgatcaccaactaaagtagctcttgactgttcaacaaattctccttgttagcatcctaggaaatgtataaagaacagtatggagaatatgcatattgatgtgtGCGAGACCTCTCACGGATTTAGAGAGGAGCCCGCGAGGTTCTTTTGAAGCAGTACTACTAATAGTCAAGCTAGTTCTTCATGTACAGGGAGCATACCGTACCTGGACAGTTGAAAGGTGTTTAGTCAGTTTGTATTCAGCATAAAGCTCACTTCTAAGGAAAAGATGCAGTCTGTGCTTCTTTACAAATTCCAGGCCTTGTACCTTGTCAAGTACAGTCACATAATAACCTATGCGTGATTGATTGGCAGCCACATTGTAGATGGTTCCTTTAAAATGTGTGAATTGACGCAGCTGTGATGCAGCCTTGGCATCTCCTTTACCCACGTCATCAGCTAACTTTTCAATAAATTCCTCAAAAACTCCAAGTTCTGTGTTGTAGTGAAGACGCTCTGCAAAGCACTGAAAGAaaagttatttagaaaattaCAAATACCTGGGAAACTTGATTATGCTGATTGACTGGACATTACACACTCTGTCAATCACTAAATATCAGAAAGAAATCATTTTGTGGTAtatattaaaattgttttccagTACACTTCTCTATTAGAATTTAGATTATTCTTGATTAAAACTTTCTATTTATTTGATACAACAGCATGCCCATAGCTCACCTTTTATTACTCACTACAAGTCATGtttaaaatgttacaaaaagacCACTTacataaccctttaatccctaggAGTAACTGCCAAATAATTTCTCtgtacaatatcacctctgaatcagacagtaaggtcatgagaattattAAAGGAAGTGGTCCTtgactaaagaaactcttgttGTTGGACAATTCCCCTTAATAGTACCACAGAAAATGTGCAGAGGtaagtgtggagaatatgcatactgatgttaaagttcaaagggttaaatcaCTCCTTGTGATTCATTTACACATGTAAGAACC from Pocillopora verrucosa isolate sample1 chromosome 2, ASM3666991v2, whole genome shotgun sequence includes the following:
- the LOC131781002 gene encoding LOW QUALITY PROTEIN: uncharacterized protein (The sequence of the model RefSeq protein was modified relative to this genomic sequence to represent the inferred CDS: inserted 1 base in 1 codon; deleted 3 bases in 3 codons) — encoded protein: MSTDSSSDNIGALTEKNLESLLQEDEGFVDFFNNFLALPCFAERLHYNTELGVFEEFIEKLADDVGKGDAKAASQLRQFTHFKGTIYNVAANQSRIGYYVTVLDKVQGLEFVKKHRLHLFLRSELYAEYKLTKHLSTVQESFFRDLHPESSEDDDSGVEEAAVFHPAGRRRSVVSFNLTPSLGEAPSPDTDRDAENEGIMYLPTNVRSIEETFDAWHESFKRTESRASMFSSGDGSYRKLNTPQIMEEDEASATRSTSSCFSTKESESSASNNARPVSGLSIASDNTEKGLSPAEPSSRISSASTVSFFLENQSSFVLNQEESNACDLDSESRGDRLGADEMTRSLSSALSFITEHGKVIGNSSAPGSIIGKTDLGEQEDATRKEDNTSEKDFVVEEVVTAGREGISSREEAERESVPPGEKDSVVEFEQFAEHKNSCFKEGIEENLAKTERDGYPLECESLTGSSTVENTSPDGTRSEMGMGNSESDVIKEPLTPDLGAQRKSGNEDVRESLDEEQVPSIDIEVTCSDEEETLDKETALNDDAVDLNSVADSNSGENCGSVAARMELSLNTEDIFIIKEKASVSNAPDYTGQVDDNLGGNDEKRNSSTTQSDEGKPTVSDEDCLHCKNAKRKDVSPTLGMDASLGERSTSSKEELKKVNLSNVGSDPGEKGSVDEYSGHRSAQSGSIAEEISNTGISALSEVDVDSENNNKETSFQGRENDDTEMATGEIESKKQDLQGEEPSPGKDSDDDDDDDDREDDDEAGYTTEASATTLQGIRGIFGSRRRSSLAATSVGFDAGDDSMFSDDGSELDDKPYDLATKEGFDMFREFLLETSGEKLLQFWLEVECGKYLENEDERNRLVQSLRDRFWRSGGIYEFSAVTKSRLNLVDASTLTFNRLFSIQPDVLRPLLSYWCIRFTMHQQRVSHSHDQDYNTMSQDRLKSCFRREITSSNLPQVPAHVGLSQVLANNTLARPQSSFVKNRPVTQHQTSRPQVRAKSAHPRLLQANKYMHTNASTTQLQNIIAPVRTGYGFEQPPGPSFPVEPEPDYAPSVRLFINPVPSPDSKIQRMMRTLHRTSIYVEGSKPALARETGSKTAAMMDSLIQGLIYERQTGDYFKLFLQKSGNETWMNCLAFWKSLQEYNAYFFADSLNPSLLSRKARTMYANFVVSGSAQDVHVHRDIQVQVHKELEPPYEELFDAVEEHVLHSLLEPWQLHLEQEKSVFDAEVPKQQTLRHIEIQVVAKRRQSIISTRRGLDPAEEDHEKERISVEEANRPFPVPKDGITFESLIRNRDEVEYFKEFLNKKHNRGIKDLMAWTDMETFRRVPRFMEEKRDKKAREIRENWLGKKYFFGADSPATRDGQNLIMNINGGRPIKERPQSPVILESQKFVRARIERRWLMLFKQTAEFLERQKPRAVSVPEMVEDIMLKRRLQRSEAAWKILNSRWVSSSRDVVALRQTLLNPSLAAEFTAFVAMKGDTLESNVQFWLEVQKFKDLCHAHAQQALIQRKIQTIIDCFLNSAITPELQIDIPIEMADKLMERLSGRNPSIHPYVFREAQMTVFRVLFNHWKEFITHRSKIPEGEDPREHFAEMLRRHRADNKSKKEASERRRLARLSAERKKKEKEEREKKRIEDLSSLFSMDTGSYFYSEEDDLRSWSYSKHLVEQERQEHIKRLREQGIIVPEEELVEEKEETKSRRSRVSMTKSSTFGKKVHDTASDKKSSEGSSRRLQAKLXNLKKHTHGQMSPSLARRGSAVSTVVSITRRNSGESLALSRKDEKCVLATVSKMTKVSKREEKVTVLKDTQEEKSTQGKSSEIQVIHIASPETPQPHNEGKLLPQRSRSSRRLLPGKQPPKSAGKKRVPLDAISCISDYSVLRNIEFQPRVDAVRERWSQGGTSLLTSKSLKDFTNSPEGAQLSMPLPLVRITSASHLEKSDTDGSIGDPSPLYYKPRPMTQSLKKSPTRPGRRKGLGLTKEEMQIKPDVIVN